The Myxococcus fulvus region GTCCACCAGACACCAGTCCGCCAGGTCCGGCACCGCCAGGTGCGCCAGCAGCGTGTACATGCCGTGAGGGTCGGGCGGGTGGGTGAACAGCGTCGTCATCGCCTGGTAGAGGAACGAGCGTCGCCGCTCGGCCTGCTCCACCTCCGCGCGCGCCAGCTGCTCCAGCTCCAGCGCGCGCGAGTACACCGCCTCCGCCTCCGTCAGCGGCCGCGCCGTCACCAGCACCAGGCCCTGCTCGCTGTCGGACGCGGGCAGCGGGGTGAGCACCAGCGCGTGCCGCCGCAGGCCCGAGTCCATGGGCCAGGGCAGCTCCACCGTGACGCTGTCCCCCAGCGACGAGGCCCGCGCCCGCGCGGACTCCAGCCTCGCGGCGTCCTCGAGCGGCAGGCCCAGCTCGCTCCAGCTCCGTCCCACCAGCCCCTCGGGCCCTTGTCCGAACGCCCGCGCACCGGAGGCGCTCGTCGCCATGAGTCGCCCCGCCGCGTCCAGGACGTAGGCCGGGTCGGGGAGCGCCATGAAGGCGCACACGAAGGAAGGCAGGGATGTACTCATCGGAACAAAGGATGGGGCCTGACGGGATATTGACACCCCGCGACGCGAAGACCATTCCTCCGTCTTCAGTCAGGCTCCAAGTTTCAAGAAGCGGATACTTATGGCTCACCCCGACTGTGAGCCTGCCCGGACGGCGAGCGTCAGTCGGGCGGGCAGGGAGGCCAGGGCGACGACCTCGTCCGCCAGCCCCGCCCCCACCACCACGCCCGGCATGCCGAAGACGACGGAGGACTCCTCGTCCTGCGCCAGCACCCGGCCCCCCACCTCACGCAGCTCGCGGATGCCCTCCAGGCCGTCCTGTCCCATGCCCGTCAGCACCACCGCGAGCGCCTCCGCGCCATGCGCCCTGGCCACCGAGCGGAACAGCCACGTCGCCGAGGGGCGGAAGCCGTTGACGGGCGCCGCCTTGGACACCTGCGCGCGGCCGTCCTGGACGCCGAGGTGTCGGTCGTCCGGCGCCAGATAGACGTGGCCGGGCAGCAGCAGCTCTCCCTCCTCCGCCACCCGCACGGGCAGCGGCCCCGCCGTGGCCAGCCAGGACGCCAGGCCCTGGCCGAAGCCGAGCGCGATGTGCTGCACCACCAGCACGGGCGCGGGGAAGTCCGCGGGCAGCTCCGACAGCAGCCGGAACAGCGCGGCCGGTCCGCCCGTCGACGCCGCCAGCGCCACCACCGCCGTGTGCGGCGGCTGCATGCGGGGCGCGGGCGTGGCGAGGGGCAGGGGCACGGGCGTCGTGCCCCGGTCCGGCCAGCGGCGCACCACCTTCACCTCCGCCATGGCCTTCAAGGTGTCGCGCAGTCGACGGCTCTCCGCGTCGAAGTCCGGGGACTCGGGGCCCAGGGGCTTCTGGAGCACCGCGAGCGCGCCGGCGCGCAGCGCGGCCATGGACGTCTGGATGTCGCGCTCCACCAGCGTGGACACGACGACGACGGGGGTGGGCACCTCCGTCATGATTCGGCGCGTGGCCTCCAGGCCGTCCATGCGCGGCATCTGGATGTCCATCGTCACCAGGTGGGGCCGCAGCCGCTGGGCCAGCTCCACCGCCTCCACGCCGTCCTTCGCCTCGCCCACCACGCTCAGCGCGGGGTCGGCGCGCAGAATCTCCACCAGCAGCCGGCGGGCGGTGGGCGAGTCCTCGGCCACCACGATGCGCAACGGTTCAGTCCTCATAGCAGTCGTCTCAGCGTCTCCAGCAGGCTCGTCGGGTCGAACGCGCTTTTCACAAGATAGGCACTGGCCCCCGCTTGCAGCCCGCGCGCCTTGTCCTCGGGCTTGCCCCGGGCTGTGACGAGCACCACCGGCAGCCGCGAGAAGCGGGGGGAGGCGCGCACGGCCTCGGTGAGCGCGATGCCGTCCATGCGCGGCATCTCCACGTCCAGCACGAGCGCCTCGGCGCCGACGGTCTGCAGCCGCTCCCACGCCTCGGCCCCGTCCGCGCACGCCACCACGTCGTAGCCGGCGCCCTCCAGGATGCTCTGCTCGAGCGCGCGCGTGGTGGGCGAGTCGTCCGCCAGGAGGATTCGCCGCCGCGCCGCCCGGGCGGCCGGGGTGGGGAACAGCGCCGTGGAGGGACGTCCCCCCGCGGCCCGCACGAGCGAGACGGGGTTGAGCAGCAGGGACAGCCGTCCGTCCGGCAGCACCGCCGCCGCCGACACGTGACGCGCGCGGCGCACGCGAGGGCCCAGCGCGCGGACGAGGGCCTCCTGCTCGGCCAGCACCTCGTCCACCACCAGCGCGGCGCGCGCGGTGCCTGCCGCCAGCACCACCGCTCCCCGGCGCTGACGCGGAGGTCCGGGGGGCAGGCCCAGCACGTCCGACAGCGAGGCCAGGGGCACCAGCGCGTCCTCGGCCACCCAGGTGGGGTGCCCCTCCACATCGCGCACTTCCTCGGGCGCCAGCCGGACCAGTCGCGCCACGCCCTCGCTGGCCAGGGCCAGCGTCTGTCCTCCGGTGGACACCAGCAGCACGCGCAGGGTGCTCAGCGTGAGGGGCACGTCGAGCCTGAAGCACGCGCCCCTGCCGGGCTCGGTGGCCACCTCCACGGTGCCGCGCATCGCCTCCACCTGGGTGCGCACCACGTCCAGGCCCACGCCCCGGCCCGCGACCTCCGTCACCCGCGACGTGGTGGACAGGCCCGCGTGGAAGGCGAGCCGCGCCGCCTCCGCGTCGTCCTCGGGGACCTCGATGCCCCGCTCGAGGGCGCGCGCGCGCAGCGCCTGGAGGTCCAGGCCGCGCCCGTCGTCCTCCACGGTGACCTCCACGCGGCTGCCGCGCAGGCGCGCCGACAGCGTGACGAGCCCCTCCTCGGGTTTGCCCGCGCGCTCGCGCTCCTCGGGGGACTCCAGGCCGTGCGCCACGGCGTTGCGCACCAGGTGCAGCATCGGCTCGCGCAGGGACTGGAGCAGGGAGCGGTCCAGCTCCAGCGCGCCGCCCTGGATTTCCAGGCGGACCTTCTTGCCCTCGGAGCGGGCCACGTCGCGCGCGGCGCGCTCCAGTCCGCTGCAGCCCTCGACGAAGGGGAGGGTGCGCGCGCGGCGGACCTCGTCATCCATGCCGGTGGCCACGCCGCCGAGGGCCCGTTGGTCCGCGGCCAGCTCACGCGCCACCCGCGCCAGCTCCGTCTCCGCGCGGCGCAGCGCCGCCTCGCCGTCGGTGCCGCGCACGGCGTCGCGCACGCGGGAGAGCTCCTCTCGCACCGTCTCCAGCGTCTCGGCACGGCCCTCCAGTCGCAGCGCGGCGACCCGCAGCTCACCGCTGCGCGACAGCAGCGCGTCCAGCTTCTGCGCGGACACGCGCACCGGCAGCGTCGTCTCCAGGCCGGCGCCACCGGACGACGGCTCCGACGGCTCCGCGCCCGGAGCGCGAGCGAGCCCCGTGTCACGAGAGGAGTCCGTACCGCCGGCACCTGGAGCGCGTGAACCTCCTCCGTCGCGAGAGGACTCAGCACCGCCGGCACCAGGCGCGCGTGAACCTCCTCCGTCGCGAGAGACATCCGCACCGCCGGTGCCCGGAGCCCTCGTACTCCCCACGCCCCCGCTCGCCGTCGGGCGCGACGCCGGACGTGCCGGCGCCGCCGCGACCTGGGCCGCGCGCTCCAGGTCCGGCAGCAGCAGCTCCAGCGGCGAGCCCGTCAGCTCCTGCCGCGAAGCCAGCCGCCGACCCGCGTCGTCCAGCGCGTCCACGGCGGCGAAGCACAGCTCATACAGCTCCGGGGGCGCGGTGCGCCGGTCGCGCAAGGGCTCGAGCACCTCCTCCAGCCGGTGACAGGCCGTCTCCACCAGGAGGGCGCTGGCCGCGCGCGCGGCGCCCTTCACGCTGTGCAGCGTGCGCAAGAGCGCCGACACGCGCTCGGTGGCGGGCGGTGTCCCCTGCTCCCGCTCCAGCGCGAGCAGGTCGCGGTTGAGCGACGTCACATGCCCCTCGAGCTCCTCGAGGAACGTGGCGAGCAACGCCTGTGCGAGCCTGTCGCGGTCCATCAGCGGCCGTACTCTTCGAGCAGACCCTTGAGCTTCTGACCCATGCCGTTGATGTCCTGCATGGCCCGCTCCGTCTGGCGCGACGACAACAGGCCCTGCTGCGTGGCCTGGTTGACGTCATGCATGGCCTGTCGGATTTGCGCGATGCCCGTGGCCTGCTGGTTGGCGGAGGCGGCGATCTGCGCGGCGGTGAGCGACGCCTGCGCGAGCAGGTCCGACAGCGTCTGGATGGTGGAGCCCGCCTCGGACACCACGCGGGTGGCGGTGGCCACGCTCTTGGTGCCCTCCTCGGTGGTCATCACCGCGCCGTGCGTGGCCTTTTGAATCTGCCCCAGAATCTGCCGCACCTGGCTGGTGGCCTTCTTGGACTGGTCCGCCAGCGCCTTGACCTCGGCGGCGACGACGGCGAAGCCCCGGCCGTTCTCCCCCGCGCGGCTGGCCTCGATGGAGGCGTTGAGCGCGAGCATGTGCGTCTGCTCGGAGATGTCGTTGACGGTGGTGATGATGTCGCCAATGGCCTGCGCCTGCTCGGCGAGCGCCAGGATGCGCTGGGCGATGGACTCCACCTGCTCGCGCACGGTGCCCATGGAGGACACGGCCTCCTCCACCGAGCGACGGCCGGAGCGGCCCACCTCCTCCGCGTGGCGCGCGGAGTCGCTGACGTTGCGCGCGCGGCCGGCGGCCTCCTCGGACGTCTTGGTGATCTCCTCGATGGTGCTCACCGTCTCCGTCACCGCGCTGCCCTGCTCCTGCGCGCCGGCCACCTGCTCGGTGGTGCTGGCGAGAATCTGGGAGCTGGCGCCCGCGAGCTGATTGACGAACTCCGCCACGGTGCGCAGCGTGTGCTCGCGCTGCTCGGACTGCCGGGCGATCTGCGCCTCGGATTGCTGGCGGCGCTCGGCCATGTCGTTGAAGGCGCGCGCCAGCTCCGCCGTCTCGTCGCGGCCCTTGATGTCGATGCGGTTGGCCAGCTTCCCCGAGCCCAGCTGCTCCACGCCCAGCATCAGCCGGCGCAGCGGCACGGTGATGCTGCGGGTGATGACGTAGCTGCCCACGGAGACGATGAGCAGCCCCATCACGGCGCAGATGGCGAGCACCCACGTAATCTGCCGCGAGGCGTCCCGGGCGGCCTCGGAGTGCTCGGTCCAGCGCTCCTGCTCCTCGGCGAGCATCTCGTTGATGACGCCGCGGACCTGGTCCATCAGCTCCTTGCCCCGGTTGCCCCGGACGATGGGCAGCGAGCCCTCCAGGCCCTTCTCCCGGCGCTGACGGATGCCCTCCTCCAGCAGGGCCAGCCGTCCCGCCACCAGCGGCTCCAGGCGCACCATGCGGTTGCGCTGCTGGGGGTAGGGGGCCAGCGCTTCGCGCATCAGGTTGAGGTCCTGCTGGAGCGTGGCGAGCGCCGCCTGATAGGGCTCCAGGTACGGGTCCTCGCCGGTGAGCAGGAAGCCGCGCTGTCCCGTCTCCGCGTCGACCAGCAGCGCACGCACCTCGCGCAGCAGCTTGTAGTTCTCATGGACCTTGACCAGGCCCTCGGTGGTCTCGTTGAGCTGGCGGGCTCCCTGGAACGCGACGACGGCCAGGATGAGCAGCACCAGCAATGAGAGTCCGAAGCCGACCGCGATGCGGTTCCCGATGTTCATACGACTCCTTCGTCGGACAAATCGAACACGAGGCGACTGTCACTCAGCAGCGAGTCGCCCTCCAGCAAGAGAGTTCCGTCCCTGTCGGCCGCGAACACCAGACCGCCGGCGGTGTCCATGAGGCCCTCGGGGGTGGGCAGCAGGTCCAGGCTGGACACCTGGGTGACCTCCCGCACTTCCTCGGTGCGCACGCCCAGCTCGGCCCGGTGCGTGCCCACGACGAGCAGGGGGCCGGGGGCGCTCGACGGCGCGCGGCCGAAGAGCGGGGCCAGCTCGACGACGGGGAGCACCTCGCCGTGCAGCAGCGTGAGGCCGCGCAGCGCGGGCGGAGCGCCGGGCAGGGGGATGACCTCCGCGGAGCGGACGACCTCGAGCACGAACCGGGACTCCAGGGCGTACGCCTGGTCGGAGGCGCGGAAGCGCACCACCTCGCGCAGGGTGCCGGGGGCGATGTCGGGGGTGAGGGGGCGGCCGAGGGCGCGGGCGCGCTCGTCGAGCAGCGCGGCCTCTTCCTCGGGGGTGAGGTCGCCCTGGGCTTCGCGAGAGGACTCCAGCTCGGCGAGCCGGGCCCGGACGGCGGTCCAGTCGATGTTCTTGGAGTGAGGCATCAGGCGCCTTCCATGCGGACGCGCTCGTCACGGGCGGCGCGCGCCAGCTCTCGTGCGCGCTCGCCCTCCGCGAGCGGCACGGCGGTGTCGGGGGGCAGGGCCTCGCAGAGCGTCTCGGCTTCGCGCAGGGCCTTCTGGGCGCCGGGGAGGTCGCCGAGCCGGCGCAGCACGCGTCCGAGGACGAGCCAGGCGACGGCGAGGGTGGGCTCCAGGTAGAGGGCCTGACGGACGGAGCGCTCGGCGTCGGGGAGGCGGCCCTGGCCGAGGAGGAGGAGGGCCTCCAGGTAGCGCAGGCCGGGCACGAGCGGATGGCGGGTGGCGGCCTCGGCGCTGACGTAGAGGGCGGCCTGGGCATCCAGGTTGGCGATGGCGCGCACGGCGGCGGTGGCGACGTCCGGGTCGGGGTCCAGGGCGCCCAGCCGTGTCGCGGCCTCGCGCCAGTCGCCGCGCTCCAGCGCGCGACGGGCGGTGGATATCTCCGCGGGGCTCAGGGCCCGGGCGCTCGTGCCACGAGGCGCGGAGCCCTGCGTGTTCGCGCCAGCAATCGTGGCCGCGAACGAGGAGCCCGGTCCTCGGTTGGGTGCGCCGGCCTGCCCCGGAAACGCGCCCACGGAGCCAGCCTCGTGCGCGAAGCCCGGCCCGCGCTGAACCGCGCCCGCATCGCCTGGCGCGGCGCCGGCATCGCGCGGAGAGCCCGGC contains the following coding sequences:
- a CDS encoding hybrid sensor histidine kinase/response regulator; the protein is MDRDRLAQALLATFLEELEGHVTSLNRDLLALEREQGTPPATERVSALLRTLHSVKGAARAASALLVETACHRLEEVLEPLRDRRTAPPELYELCFAAVDALDDAGRRLASRQELTGSPLELLLPDLERAAQVAAAPARPASRPTASGGVGSTRAPGTGGADVSRDGGGSRAPGAGGAESSRDGGGSRAPGAGGTDSSRDTGLARAPGAEPSEPSSGGAGLETTLPVRVSAQKLDALLSRSGELRVAALRLEGRAETLETVREELSRVRDAVRGTDGEAALRRAETELARVARELAADQRALGGVATGMDDEVRRARTLPFVEGCSGLERAARDVARSEGKKVRLEIQGGALELDRSLLQSLREPMLHLVRNAVAHGLESPEERERAGKPEEGLVTLSARLRGSRVEVTVEDDGRGLDLQALRARALERGIEVPEDDAEAARLAFHAGLSTTSRVTEVAGRGVGLDVVRTQVEAMRGTVEVATEPGRGACFRLDVPLTLSTLRVLLVSTGGQTLALASEGVARLVRLAPEEVRDVEGHPTWVAEDALVPLASLSDVLGLPPGPPRQRRGAVVLAAGTARAALVVDEVLAEQEALVRALGPRVRRARHVSAAAVLPDGRLSLLLNPVSLVRAAGGRPSTALFPTPAARAARRRILLADDSPTTRALEQSILEGAGYDVVACADGAEAWERLQTVGAEALVLDVEMPRMDGIALTEAVRASPRFSRLPVVLVTARGKPEDKARGLQAGASAYLVKSAFDPTSLLETLRRLL
- the cheB gene encoding chemotaxis-specific protein-glutamate methyltransferase CheB, producing MRTEPLRIVVAEDSPTARRLLVEILRADPALSVVGEAKDGVEAVELAQRLRPHLVTMDIQMPRMDGLEATRRIMTEVPTPVVVVSTLVERDIQTSMAALRAGALAVLQKPLGPESPDFDAESRRLRDTLKAMAEVKVVRRWPDRGTTPVPLPLATPAPRMQPPHTAVVALAASTGGPAALFRLLSELPADFPAPVLVVQHIALGFGQGLASWLATAGPLPVRVAEEGELLLPGHVYLAPDDRHLGVQDGRAQVSKAAPVNGFRPSATWLFRSVARAHGAEALAVVLTGMGQDGLEGIRELREVGGRVLAQDEESSVVFGMPGVVVGAGLADEVVALASLPARLTLAVRAGSQSG
- a CDS encoding chemotaxis protein CheW; its protein translation is MPHSKNIDWTAVRARLAELESSREAQGDLTPEEEAALLDERARALGRPLTPDIAPGTLREVVRFRASDQAYALESRFVLEVVRSAEVIPLPGAPPALRGLTLLHGEVLPVVELAPLFGRAPSSAPGPLLVVGTHRAELGVRTEEVREVTQVSSLDLLPTPEGLMDTAGGLVFAADRDGTLLLEGDSLLSDSRLVFDLSDEGVV
- a CDS encoding methyl-accepting chemotaxis protein, which translates into the protein MNIGNRIAVGFGLSLLVLLILAVVAFQGARQLNETTEGLVKVHENYKLLREVRALLVDAETGQRGFLLTGEDPYLEPYQAALATLQQDLNLMREALAPYPQQRNRMVRLEPLVAGRLALLEEGIRQRREKGLEGSLPIVRGNRGKELMDQVRGVINEMLAEEQERWTEHSEAARDASRQITWVLAICAVMGLLIVSVGSYVITRSITVPLRRLMLGVEQLGSGKLANRIDIKGRDETAELARAFNDMAERRQQSEAQIARQSEQREHTLRTVAEFVNQLAGASSQILASTTEQVAGAQEQGSAVTETVSTIEEITKTSEEAAGRARNVSDSARHAEEVGRSGRRSVEEAVSSMGTVREQVESIAQRILALAEQAQAIGDIITTVNDISEQTHMLALNASIEASRAGENGRGFAVVAAEVKALADQSKKATSQVRQILGQIQKATHGAVMTTEEGTKSVATATRVVSEAGSTIQTLSDLLAQASLTAAQIAASANQQATGIAQIRQAMHDVNQATQQGLLSSRQTERAMQDINGMGQKLKGLLEEYGR